The following are encoded in a window of Phragmites australis chromosome 22, lpPhrAust1.1, whole genome shotgun sequence genomic DNA:
- the LOC133905325 gene encoding uncharacterized protein LOC133905325 yields the protein MAAIFSKAVDAVVALFSLIITVAAPLFDSQVVLPRSLYPAPLVNIYRWFMAEFDHYLVADPPPFFRGLVWLALALLWPVCVANLYGILARRRWVATTSLVAGVYMLTYLSAIFGEMLGSGRATLKLVLLYVPFLVFAVTLVLRGLCPCPELVTAVSSVASSAQKKRV from the exons ATGGCGGCCATCTTCTCGAAGGCGGTCGACGCGGTTGTGGCGCTCTTCTCGCTCATCATTACCGTGGCGGCGCCGCTGTTCGACTCCCAGGTCGTCCTCCCGCGCAGCCTTTACCCAGCGCCGCTCGTGAACATCTACCGGTGGTTCATGGCCGAGTTCGATCACTACCTAGTGGCCGACCCGCCGCCGTTCTTCCGCGGCCTCGTGTGGCTCGCTCTCGCCTTACTCTGGCCGGTTTGCGTTGCCAACCTCTACGGCATCCTCGCGCGCCGCCGCTGGGTCGCCACCACCTCCCTCGTTGCCGGCGTCTACATGCTTACATACTTG TCTGCAATATTTGGGGAGATGTTGGGTTCCGGGAGAGCAACACTGAAGCTGGTCCTGTTGTACGTTCCGTTCCTTGTATTTGCTGTAACTTTAGTTTTGCGTGGCCTCTGCCCATGCCCAGAGCTGGTTACTGCAGTTTCGTCAGTTGCATCTTCTGCTCAGAAGAAGAGGGTCTAA